One Candidatus Schekmanbacteria bacterium DNA segment encodes these proteins:
- a CDS encoding type II toxin-antitoxin system Phd/YefM family antitoxin has translation MFTLHPEFMTKEGNKKFVVLPYEEFTALQELIRKYEAESEFTVQPSLIFDNVERDLGL, from the coding sequence ATGTTTACCTTGCATCCTGAATTTATGACAAAAGAGGGGAACAAAAAGTTTGTTGTCCTCCCTTATGAAGAATTTACCGCCCTACAGGAATTGATAAGAAAATATGAGGCTGAGAGTGAGTTTACTGTTCAGCCTTCGTTGATATTTGACAATGTAGAACGGGATCTTGGCCTTTAA
- a CDS encoding dTDP-4-dehydrorhamnose 3,5-epimerase family protein — protein sequence MIADVKTKKLRVIPDERGRLMEMIRNDDEMFIKFGQSYLTTAYPGVVKGWHYHKKQIDNFVVVRGMMKVVLYDSREGSPTKGEINEFFMGEHNPILLQIPAMVIHGFKCISESEALVVNCPTELYNYTSPDEHRIDISSPDIPYDWSLKNR from the coding sequence ATGATAGCTGATGTAAAGACAAAGAAACTTCGTGTTATCCCTGATGAGCGCGGCAGGCTAATGGAAATGATACGGAACGATGATGAGATGTTTATCAAATTCGGTCAGTCTTACCTTACAACAGCCTATCCCGGAGTAGTGAAAGGATGGCATTACCACAAGAAACAGATTGATAATTTTGTTGTGGTCAGAGGGATGATGAAGGTAGTTCTTTACGACAGCAGGGAAGGTTCACCAACAAAGGGGGAGATAAACGAGTTTTTCATGGGGGAGCATAATCCAATTCTCCTTCAGATACCTGCAATGGTAATTCATGGATTTAAATGCATAAGCGAATCGGAAGCCCTGGTGGTGAACTGCCCTACAGAGCTTTATAACTACACATCACCTGATGAACACAGAATTGATATTTCATCGCCTGACATTCCGTATGACTGGAGCCTGAAGAACAGGTAA
- a CDS encoding polyprenyl synthetase family protein — protein METKEYLKSRQKILDVELKRLLPKTTVYPQTIRKSMRYSTFAGGKRLRPMLCMAACESFGGSYKKALPFACALEIIHTYSLIHDDLPAIDNDDLRRGMPTNHKIFGEAMAILAGDALLTLAFKISSGKEAVKAVGTESALRITHEIANYAGVDGMVGGQVADIESEHRKVPANRVTFIHMNKTAALITASVRAGAIAAGCQEKIIQKLTVFSEKIGLAFQITDDILNVEGDEQIIGKSVGSDAKLGKATYPAVFGLEKSRQIALKLVRDSMDMIDSVKPKTFYLKEIAGLIVARRR, from the coding sequence ATGGAAACAAAAGAATATCTGAAATCCAGACAAAAAATACTGGATGTTGAGCTTAAACGCCTTCTTCCAAAAACAACTGTTTATCCTCAGACAATCAGAAAATCCATGAGATACAGTACATTTGCCGGAGGTAAAAGACTTCGTCCCATGCTCTGTATGGCAGCATGCGAGTCTTTTGGCGGAAGCTATAAAAAAGCACTCCCTTTTGCCTGTGCGCTTGAAATAATACATACTTATTCTCTCATCCATGACGACCTTCCGGCCATTGACAATGATGACTTGCGCCGGGGAATGCCAACTAACCATAAGATATTCGGCGAGGCAATGGCAATTCTTGCCGGAGATGCCCTTCTTACGCTGGCTTTCAAAATATCTTCTGGAAAAGAGGCTGTAAAGGCCGTGGGGACAGAGAGCGCATTGCGGATAACCCATGAGATTGCCAATTATGCAGGGGTAGACGGAATGGTTGGCGGACAGGTTGCAGACATTGAATCGGAGCATAGGAAGGTACCGGCAAATAGGGTGACTTTCATACATATGAACAAAACAGCAGCCCTTATCACCGCCTCTGTAAGGGCAGGCGCCATTGCCGCAGGCTGCCAGGAGAAGATTATTCAAAAATTAACTGTTTTCAGTGAAAAAATTGGTTTGGCTTTTCAGATTACTGATGATATTTTAAATGTTGAGGGTGATGAGCAGATTATAGGCAAGAGTGTTGGCAGCGATGCTAAGCTCGGAAAAGCAACTTATCCTGCTGTATTTGGACTTGAAAAATCAAGGCAAATAGCATTAAAGCTTGTACGGGATTCTATGGATATGATTGATTCAGTTAAACCAAAAACCTTTTATCTGAAAGAGATAGCAGGTCTCATTGTTGCCCGCAGAAGATAA
- a CDS encoding DUF362 domain-containing protein, translating into MAEFEKFLTKGKPVILKENISWHFPYPGANTTPWQLEGTIKKLREKGYGDLVAVSNETVVTNAFKGEKLNKFTPVFEKYNIPVKYNFLPKDIKWVRYEPKAKMMVLDKIFPDGIYLPDFFFDKNIVHLPTVKCHIYTTTTGAMKNAFGGLLNTRRHYTHSDIHRTLVDLLKIQKEIHSGIFAVMDGTTCGNGPGPRTMIPVEKDYILASGDCVAIDAVASKMMGFDPMKLDYIRVAHEEGLGTGRLDEIEIVGEDISKVDFKFYVGDNLASHVGDLLWFSPLKIMQKLFFHTPLVYLFVFGSFFYHDYLWYPVFGRKAVNNFLKTKWGKLFASY; encoded by the coding sequence ATGGCAGAGTTCGAAAAATTTCTCACTAAGGGGAAACCTGTCATTCTTAAGGAGAATATCTCATGGCATTTCCCTTATCCTGGGGCCAATACTACGCCGTGGCAGCTTGAAGGAACAATCAAGAAACTTAGAGAAAAAGGATACGGCGATCTTGTGGCTGTTTCGAATGAGACAGTTGTCACAAATGCATTTAAAGGTGAGAAGCTTAACAAGTTCACCCCTGTCTTTGAAAAATACAACATCCCAGTGAAATATAATTTCCTCCCAAAAGATATAAAATGGGTTCGCTATGAGCCAAAGGCAAAGATGATGGTGCTTGATAAGATTTTCCCGGATGGCATCTATCTGCCGGACTTCTTCTTCGACAAAAATATAGTTCATCTGCCGACTGTGAAATGCCATATATATACTACGACTACGGGAGCTATGAAAAATGCCTTCGGCGGACTGCTCAACACACGCAGGCATTATACGCATAGCGACATCCACAGAACATTGGTTGACCTCCTGAAGATCCAGAAAGAGATTCACTCAGGGATTTTTGCGGTAATGGACGGCACTACCTGCGGCAACGGCCCGGGACCCCGCACTATGATTCCTGTAGAAAAAGATTACATCCTTGCAAGCGGTGATTGTGTTGCGATCGATGCTGTGGCAAGCAAGATGATGGGGTTTGATCCGATGAAGCTCGACTATATCAGGGTTGCACACGAAGAAGGCCTGGGAACAGGAAGATTGGACGAAATAGAAATAGTAGGGGAAGATATATCAAAGGTGGATTTCAAATTCTATGTAGGCGACAACCTGGCGAGCCATGTGGGCGACCTTCTCTGGTTCAGCCCGCTAAAGATTATGCAAAAGCTGTTTTTCCATACGCCGCTTGTTTATCTCTTTGTTTTCGGTTCCTTCTTCTACCATGACTATCTCTGGTATCCGGTCTTTGGAAGGAAAGCTGTAAACAATTTCCTGAAAACCAAGTGGGGAAAGCTTTTCGCCAGCTATTGA
- the xseB gene encoding exodeoxyribonuclease VII small subunit — protein sequence MKKNSFEESFSKLEEIVKKLEEGNISLEESVALFQEGIKLNKICNAKLEEAEKKIEILLKDADGNITYAPFEVKEDDKEEDE from the coding sequence ATGAAAAAAAACAGCTTTGAAGAATCATTCAGTAAACTTGAAGAAATAGTAAAAAAGCTTGAAGAAGGAAACATCTCTCTTGAAGAATCTGTCGCACTCTTCCAGGAAGGGATAAAACTTAACAAGATTTGCAATGCCAAGCTTGAGGAAGCAGAGAAAAAAATAGAAATCCTGCTAAAAGATGCTGATGGGAATATCACCTATGCGCCTTTTGAGGTTAAGGAAGATGATAAAGAAGAAGACGAATAA
- a CDS encoding 1-deoxy-D-xylulose-5-phosphate synthase — MAKILDKINFPSDIKSLPLEELDELAGDVRELIIDVISRNGGHLASSLGVVELTIALHYVFDTPVDKIIWDVGHQAYAHKILTGRKDRFNTIRKYGGLSGFPHPEESEYDSFVAGHASTAISVALGILEGIEKNEKPGKVVAVVGDGSLTGGMAFEGLNQAGHIKNNFTVILNDNKMSISPNVGALAAYLSKVTTGTKYMKFRKDVEALLASFPKIGSQLVKKVKQVEEALKSLIVPGILFEELGFKYVGPIDGHNINHLIETLKNVKKLEGPVLVHVITMKGKGYHHAEDDPSTFHGVAPFDIVSGEFDGNGGAVSYTQIFSETLIKIAEKDKRIVAVTAAMAEGTGLCIFREKFPERFYDVGIAEQHAVTFSAGLASQGMKPVVAIYSTFLQRAYDQIIHDTCIPHLPVVFAVDRAGIVGADGVTHQGTLDISYLRLIPGITLMAPKDENELQHMLFTAFTINGPVVLRYPRSVCEGVVMDEELKLIPVGKAEIMTEGNDILIIASGNMVHPALCAGEKLKKEGISSTVLNLRFIKPLDSETILKLAGKITTILTVEENTIPGGMGSAIIEMLAEKGITNLNIKLMGIPDEFVPHGSQKQLRERYGLTIEGIVSAAKSMIENKKVSELSIKRKIKEVGIIGKN; from the coding sequence ATGGCTAAAATACTTGATAAAATAAATTTTCCCTCTGATATAAAATCCCTTCCTCTTGAGGAACTTGATGAGCTTGCAGGGGATGTAAGGGAACTGATAATAGATGTAATATCGAGAAACGGTGGACATCTTGCATCTAGCCTCGGAGTCGTTGAACTGACGATTGCGCTACATTATGTCTTTGATACCCCGGTGGACAAGATAATCTGGGATGTGGGTCACCAGGCATATGCCCATAAGATACTGACTGGAAGAAAAGACAGGTTCAATACGATCCGGAAATACGGTGGATTGAGCGGCTTTCCCCATCCGGAGGAAAGCGAGTATGATTCCTTTGTGGCAGGACATGCAAGCACTGCCATCTCAGTTGCACTCGGGATACTCGAGGGGATCGAAAAGAACGAAAAACCGGGCAAGGTTGTGGCGGTTGTCGGAGACGGTTCCCTTACAGGGGGAATGGCTTTTGAAGGCCTTAATCAGGCAGGTCATATAAAGAATAATTTTACTGTCATACTCAATGACAACAAGATGTCTATCTCGCCTAATGTGGGTGCTCTTGCTGCTTATTTGTCTAAGGTCACGACAGGCACAAAATACATGAAATTCAGAAAAGATGTTGAAGCGCTTCTTGCAAGCTTTCCTAAAATCGGCTCTCAGTTAGTAAAGAAAGTAAAACAGGTTGAAGAGGCTTTAAAAAGCCTCATAGTCCCCGGGATACTTTTTGAAGAACTTGGATTTAAATATGTGGGACCCATAGATGGACATAATATCAACCATCTCATTGAAACGCTGAAGAATGTAAAAAAACTTGAAGGTCCTGTTCTTGTCCATGTAATCACTATGAAGGGAAAGGGGTACCATCATGCGGAAGATGATCCGTCCACATTTCACGGCGTAGCGCCCTTTGACATAGTGAGCGGTGAGTTTGACGGTAACGGAGGAGCAGTTTCCTATACCCAGATATTCTCAGAAACACTTATAAAGATTGCGGAAAAAGATAAAAGAATTGTGGCAGTTACTGCTGCCATGGCCGAGGGAACGGGGCTTTGTATCTTCAGGGAAAAATTCCCTGAACGTTTTTATGATGTTGGAATTGCGGAACAACATGCTGTGACATTTTCTGCCGGCCTTGCATCGCAGGGAATGAAGCCGGTTGTTGCTATATATTCAACATTTTTACAAAGAGCCTATGACCAGATCATACACGATACATGCATCCCGCATCTTCCGGTTGTCTTCGCTGTTGACAGGGCAGGCATAGTCGGGGCTGACGGCGTCACGCATCAGGGGACACTCGATATTTCGTACCTCAGGCTTATACCCGGCATTACCTTAATGGCCCCGAAGGATGAGAATGAGCTCCAGCATATGCTGTTTACTGCTTTTACAATCAACGGACCTGTGGTCTTACGATATCCGCGCAGTGTTTGCGAAGGTGTGGTTATGGATGAGGAGTTAAAGCTCATTCCTGTCGGGAAAGCGGAGATAATGACTGAAGGAAATGACATACTTATCATCGCCTCCGGTAATATGGTGCATCCTGCTTTGTGTGCAGGAGAAAAACTTAAAAAAGAAGGGATAAGCTCGACGGTTTTGAATTTAAGATTCATAAAGCCCTTGGACAGCGAAACAATTTTGAAATTAGCCGGAAAAATTACTACTATTTTAACAGTAGAAGAAAACACTATCCCGGGAGGAATGGGAAGCGCTATTATAGAAATGCTCGCAGAGAAGGGAATAACAAACCTTAATATAAAGCTGATGGGGATACCGGACGAATTTGTCCCGCACGGTTCTCAAAAACAGCTCCGTGAGAGATACGGTCTTACCATAGAAGGAATTGTATCAGCAGCAAAGAGCATGATAGAAAATAAAAAAGTTTCAGAACTCTCAATTAAGAGAAAAATAAAGGAGGTTGGCATAATTGGCAAAAACTAA
- a CDS encoding exodeoxyribonuclease VII large subunit, with protein sequence MQNVSVYTVSDITRLIKGKLEREFPELWIEGEISNLSKPVSGHIYFTLKDDKAQLQVAMFRPKPSFIKFNLEDGMKVLVNGRITVYEARGNYQLIANQIEPRGIGALQLAFEKLKKKLAAEGLFSEEHKKELPSFPETIGVITSSTGAAIRDILNILKRRAPRIRVIIYPVRVQGEESAGEIEAGLKTLNTIDEIDVIILARGGGSLEDLWSFNEEIVARAIFASEKPVISAVGHEIDYTISDFVADLRAPTPSAAAELVIPSKDELKNRLISNCKHIVNAMRSCISQQKQELESASSKLAHLSPQNKIESLQQLVDDMLHRIEVRAREMISKGRLRTNHNYIEILRHDPKHLLSEKKGELSSLLLKMRRIIEIKLFRINTSLKEKEGVLGILSPYSQIERGYMIARKMPGMSLVKSITDVTAGERLSLLARGGEINCTINEITEKIWSK encoded by the coding sequence ATGCAAAATGTATCCGTTTATACTGTCTCCGATATTACAAGGCTCATCAAGGGTAAGCTTGAAAGAGAATTTCCTGAACTCTGGATAGAGGGGGAAATATCCAATCTCAGCAAGCCTGTCTCAGGCCACATCTATTTTACCTTAAAAGATGATAAAGCCCAGTTGCAGGTTGCCATGTTCCGTCCAAAACCTTCTTTCATTAAGTTCAACCTTGAAGACGGGATGAAAGTCCTTGTAAACGGAAGGATCACAGTCTATGAGGCAAGGGGAAATTACCAGCTCATAGCAAACCAGATTGAACCCCGCGGCATAGGCGCCCTCCAGCTTGCCTTTGAGAAACTCAAAAAAAAACTTGCAGCCGAAGGACTTTTCTCAGAAGAACATAAAAAAGAGCTCCCATCATTCCCTGAGACAATCGGCGTGATAACATCTTCTACAGGTGCTGCAATAAGGGATATTTTGAACATCCTCAAAAGACGTGCTCCGCGGATCCGCGTAATAATATATCCTGTGCGGGTGCAAGGGGAGGAATCAGCCGGCGAGATAGAGGCAGGGCTTAAAACTTTAAACACTATCGATGAGATAGATGTCATAATCCTTGCCAGAGGCGGAGGTTCCCTCGAAGACCTCTGGTCATTTAATGAAGAGATTGTCGCAAGGGCAATCTTTGCATCCGAAAAACCGGTCATCTCAGCAGTCGGACATGAAATAGACTACACTATCTCAGATTTTGTAGCTGATCTTCGCGCTCCCACGCCATCTGCGGCGGCAGAGCTTGTGATCCCGTCAAAGGATGAGCTTAAAAACAGACTTATTTCAAACTGCAAACACATTGTAAACGCGATGCGTTCATGTATCTCACAGCAAAAGCAGGAGCTTGAAAGCGCTTCTTCAAAGTTAGCACATCTTTCTCCTCAAAACAAAATTGAGTCCCTTCAGCAGCTTGTTGATGACATGCTTCACAGGATAGAGGTAAGAGCAAGGGAAATGATTTCAAAGGGAAGGTTAAGGACAAATCATAATTATATTGAAATCCTGCGCCATGATCCCAAACATCTCCTTTCAGAGAAAAAAGGAGAACTTTCATCCCTGCTTCTTAAAATGAGAAGGATAATTGAGATAAAACTCTTTAGAATAAACACATCTCTTAAGGAGAAGGAAGGGGTGCTCGGCATATTGTCCCCTTATTCACAGATTGAGAGGGGTTACATGATAGCAAGGAAAATGCCCGGAATGTCACTTGTTAAAAGCATAACAGATGTAACAGCGGGTGAACGGCTAAGCCTCCTTGCCAGGGGAGGAGAGATAAACTGCACTATTAATGAAATAACAGAAAAAATATGGAGTAAATAA